Proteins encoded by one window of Blautia luti:
- a CDS encoding ATP-binding protein has protein sequence MKKFKINVQGYGCILLCLILCIMILLPIPVSAQEDRSKVVRVGWYEGTYNTTGPDGQRRGYSYEYQQAVAAHTGWKYEYVEGSWAELMSMLKNGQIDLLGDISYTEERSTSMLFSELPMGEDKYYLYVDTSNTDISTSDLTTLNGKRIGMLPNALPAEMFHEWEKSHGVNTQQVDITGADDVRQKLKNHEIDGFVLNESPQWERDNISPAILIGGSYNYFAVSKKRPDLKEELDQVMQKIERENPFYTDDLYKRYLSANSLETLTDEEQNWLEQHGAVRIGYLKNDVGISLVDTESEKPVGIINDYISLASGCLGEKNIEFQLTGFDSQVEELQALKDSRIDMIFHMNQNPYEAEQNDVILSNTVFEINVAVLTGVKTFDENKENTVAVSRNNLLGKWYISFNYPFWKIKEYDSSDEVEKAVHSGEADCFVMKAGQALKTMADSKMRSIFLTKSGASCFAVARDNTTLMNILNKTIQTLPDSRLSSQFCVYENAPGKVTLAEYIKDNMWVVSIWFVSVVLIIVWIIVYLLIQARKAQIQAEKANAAKSDFLFNMSHDIRTPMNALLGYSELIKRELTDPKLLDYQEKMEQSGNLLLSIINNVLDMARIESGKVELDEDYVKIRDIYQGIYKIFQAEAEKKCIHLKMEYDVKHEHVICDETKNKEIFLNLISNAVKYTASGGRVTIRITELDCDRKDYVRIRTQVIDTGIGMSEEFLPSLFEAFARERNTTDGKIAGTGLGMPIIKKYIDMMYGTIEVESKQGEGSKFTVTLEYRIADKSYYERATEKFSDMDETRISGKHILLAEDNDLNAEIAEFILEDMGLIVDRVEDGVQCVSRIEQKPAGTYDLILMDIQMPNMDGYRATEMIRGLSDKDKATIPIIAMTANAFEEDRKKALAKGMNGHIAKPVDAEKVEKTICGVLSRRSEQ, from the coding sequence ATGAAAAAGTTTAAGATAAATGTACAAGGGTATGGCTGCATTTTATTATGTCTTATTTTATGTATTATGATATTACTTCCCATTCCTGTATCAGCACAGGAGGACAGATCTAAGGTTGTCAGGGTAGGCTGGTATGAGGGAACTTATAATACCACAGGACCAGACGGTCAGAGGAGAGGCTACAGCTACGAATACCAGCAGGCAGTAGCTGCGCATACCGGATGGAAATATGAATATGTGGAGGGAAGCTGGGCAGAACTGATGAGTATGCTGAAAAATGGACAGATCGATCTGCTGGGAGACATTTCCTATACAGAGGAACGTTCCACTTCCATGCTTTTTTCAGAATTGCCTATGGGAGAGGATAAATATTACCTGTATGTGGATACTTCTAATACAGATATCTCCACTTCAGATCTGACTACATTAAATGGAAAAAGAATCGGTATGCTGCCGAATGCACTTCCTGCCGAAATGTTCCATGAGTGGGAGAAAAGCCATGGAGTGAACACGCAGCAGGTTGATATTACCGGTGCAGACGATGTCCGTCAGAAATTGAAAAATCATGAAATTGATGGGTTTGTTTTGAATGAATCTCCGCAGTGGGAAAGAGACAACATTTCACCAGCTATTCTGATTGGTGGCTCCTATAATTATTTTGCAGTCAGCAAAAAACGCCCGGATTTGAAAGAAGAGCTGGATCAGGTAATGCAGAAGATAGAGAGGGAGAATCCTTTTTATACAGACGATCTTTATAAAAGGTATCTCTCCGCAAATTCCCTTGAAACTCTTACGGATGAGGAACAGAACTGGCTGGAACAGCATGGGGCGGTCCGGATTGGATATCTGAAAAATGATGTGGGTATCAGCCTTGTGGATACGGAGTCAGAGAAACCGGTAGGAATTATTAACGATTATATTAGTCTGGCTTCTGGCTGTCTGGGAGAAAAAAACATAGAATTTCAGTTGACAGGCTTTGATTCCCAGGTGGAAGAGCTGCAGGCATTAAAGGATAGCAGGATTGATATGATTTTTCATATGAATCAGAATCCATATGAAGCTGAGCAAAACGATGTTATATTGTCAAATACTGTTTTTGAAATTAATGTTGCAGTACTCACCGGTGTTAAGACGTTTGATGAAAATAAAGAGAATACAGTAGCAGTGAGCAGGAATAACCTGCTGGGAAAGTGGTATATTTCTTTTAATTATCCATTCTGGAAAATAAAGGAATATGATTCATCCGATGAGGTTGAGAAGGCAGTTCACAGCGGTGAGGCAGACTGTTTTGTTATGAAGGCAGGACAGGCATTAAAGACAATGGCAGATAGCAAAATGCGCAGTATTTTTCTTACGAAATCCGGCGCTTCCTGCTTTGCAGTCGCCAGGGACAATACAACATTAATGAATATCCTGAACAAAACCATTCAGACTCTGCCTGATTCCAGACTTTCCAGTCAGTTTTGCGTATATGAAAACGCACCGGGCAAGGTTACTCTGGCAGAATACATAAAGGATAATATGTGGGTAGTCTCCATTTGGTTTGTAAGTGTGGTCTTGATTATTGTATGGATTATAGTTTATCTGCTGATACAAGCGAGAAAAGCCCAGATTCAGGCAGAAAAGGCCAATGCCGCCAAATCAGATTTCCTTTTCAATATGTCTCACGATATCCGGACACCCATGAATGCCCTGCTGGGATACAGTGAGCTGATAAAAAGGGAACTGACTGATCCGAAACTTCTGGATTATCAGGAGAAGATGGAACAGTCCGGAAATCTGCTTCTGTCTATTATCAATAATGTGCTGGACATGGCCCGGATCGAAAGCGGTAAGGTGGAACTGGATGAGGATTATGTGAAGATCAGAGATATTTATCAGGGAATTTACAAAATTTTCCAGGCGGAAGCGGAGAAAAAATGTATTCACCTTAAGATGGAATACGATGTCAAGCATGAGCACGTAATCTGCGATGAGACGAAGAACAAGGAAATTTTCCTCAATCTGATCAGTAATGCGGTAAAATATACAGCTTCAGGGGGAAGAGTTACCATAAGGATCACAGAGCTTGACTGTGACAGGAAAGACTATGTGCGGATACGGACTCAGGTAATTGATACAGGTATCGGAATGAGCGAAGAATTCCTTCCATCTCTCTTTGAGGCTTTTGCCAGGGAACGAAATACAACAGACGGAAAGATTGCGGGAACAGGTCTGGGAATGCCGATCATAAAGAAGTATATTGATATGATGTACGGAACTATTGAAGTAGAAAGTAAGCAGGGAGAAGGAAGTAAATTTACAGTTACCCTGGAATACAGGATTGCTGATAAGAGTTACTATGAACGGGCTACGGAAAAATTTTCAGATATGGATGAAACCAGGATCAGCGGAAAACATATTTTGCTTGCAGAGGATAATGATCTGAATGCGGAAATCGCAGAGTTTATCCTGGAGGATATGGGACTTATAGTTGACCGTGTTGAGGATGGAGTTCAATGTGTGTCAAGGATAGAACAGAAACCGGCAGGCACCTATGACCTGATCCTTATGGATATCCAGATGCCGAACATGGACGGCTACAGGGCAACTGAGATGATCCGCGGACTGTCAGATAAAGACAAAGCCACTATTCCGATCATAGCCATGACAGCCAATGCCTTTGAGGAAGACAGAAAAAAGGCACTGGCAAAAGGAATGAACGGACATATTGCAAAACCTGTTGATGCAGAAAAAGTTGAGAAGACTATTTGTGGGGTTTTGAGCAGGCGGAGTGAACAATAA
- the ttdA gene encoding L(+)-tartrate dehydratase subunit alpha — translation MTKENGVKVLTDMVADFVAHIGKKLPDDVVTKLEELGSQESAALPKVLYETMTKNQGLAVELNRPSCQDTGVLQFWLKCGTNFPYINELEALLKEAVVQATFAAPLRHNSVETFDEYNTKKNVGKGTPTVWWDIVPNSDKCEIYAYMAGGGCTLPGKAMVLMPGAGYEGVTDFVLDQMTTYGLNACPPLLVGVGVGTSVETAALNSKKALMRPIGSHNDNANAAKMEKLLEDGINAIGLGPQGMGGKYSVMGVNIENTARHPSTIGVAVNVGCWSHRRGHLTVNSDLTVICDTHSTWKFNA, via the coding sequence ATGACTAAGGAAAATGGAGTTAAAGTATTAACAGACATGGTAGCAGATTTTGTTGCCCATATTGGAAAAAAATTACCGGACGACGTAGTAACAAAACTGGAAGAGCTTGGTTCTCAGGAAAGCGCAGCACTTCCAAAAGTACTTTATGAGACAATGACTAAGAACCAGGGGCTGGCTGTAGAGCTGAACCGCCCAAGCTGCCAGGACACAGGAGTTCTTCAGTTCTGGCTGAAATGCGGAACTAATTTCCCGTACATCAACGAGCTGGAAGCCCTTTTGAAAGAAGCTGTTGTACAGGCTACTTTTGCAGCACCATTAAGACATAACTCTGTAGAAACTTTTGACGAGTACAACACCAAGAAAAACGTTGGAAAAGGAACTCCGACTGTATGGTGGGACATCGTTCCAAACAGTGATAAATGTGAGATTTACGCATACATGGCAGGAGGCGGATGTACTCTTCCGGGAAAAGCAATGGTACTTATGCCAGGTGCAGGATATGAAGGCGTTACCGATTTTGTTCTTGATCAGATGACAACTTACGGACTGAATGCTTGTCCTCCGCTTCTTGTGGGTGTAGGTGTAGGAACATCTGTAGAGACAGCAGCCCTCAACTCCAAGAAAGCACTTATGCGTCCGATCGGTTCTCACAATGACAATGCAAATGCAGCAAAAATGGAGAAGCTTCTGGAAGACGGAATCAATGCAATCGGCCTTGGACCGCAGGGAATGGGCGGAAAATATTCTGTAATGGGCGTTAATATCGAGAATACAGCCCGTCATCCGTCTACAATCGGTGTAGCAGTAAATGTAGGCTGCTGGTCACACCGCCGTGGTCACCTGACCGTAAATTCTGACCTTACAGTAATCTGTGATACACATTCCACATGGAAATTCAACGCATAA
- a CDS encoding FUSC family protein has product MGPQEMLDRAEVKNKWKLTPLKNFKSPRLTERMWRTALVVLITSIIYEYPLEGRNPCFALIGAVYGVGSQFEEGFHNGINRVIGTLVGGLLVIPFYKLYISQPFGIPGWVWLVAGVCLVLWCNFALGADSAIQPGIVIYFVVMFTVGKERVLLYTIARILDTGFGVLLTLLLYVLYPSKYDKAKGVSLKTFWAEINNAFQSYKIKNRTMRKKEHENFGTDDDKNFSFIVSKIKKDKHL; this is encoded by the coding sequence ATGGGACCACAGGAAATGCTGGACAGAGCAGAAGTGAAAAATAAGTGGAAGCTGACGCCTCTGAAAAACTTTAAATCACCACGTCTTACAGAACGTATGTGGCGTACTGCTCTGGTAGTATTAATTACTTCTATTATTTATGAATATCCTTTGGAAGGACGAAATCCCTGTTTTGCATTGATTGGTGCAGTATATGGGGTGGGAAGCCAGTTTGAAGAGGGTTTTCATAATGGGATCAACCGTGTGATAGGGACTTTGGTTGGTGGTCTTCTGGTGATCCCTTTTTATAAGCTGTATATCAGTCAGCCCTTTGGGATACCTGGCTGGGTATGGCTTGTTGCAGGGGTTTGTCTTGTACTCTGGTGCAACTTCGCACTGGGCGCAGACTCTGCAATTCAGCCCGGAATTGTGATTTACTTTGTTGTTATGTTTACTGTCGGAAAGGAAAGGGTTTTACTATACACAATCGCGCGTATCCTGGACACAGGCTTTGGCGTACTTCTAACCCTTCTGCTATATGTTTTATATCCATCTAAATATGATAAGGCAAAGGGAGTCTCCTTAAAAACATTCTGGGCTGAAATAAATAATGCATTTCAGTCTTACAAAATTAAAAACCGTACCATGAGGAAAAAAGAACATGAAAACTTTGGTACGGACGATGATAAAAATTTCTCCTTTATTGTTTCAAAAATAAAAAAAGATAAACATCTCTAA
- the ttdB gene encoding L(+)-tartrate dehydratase subunit beta, with amino-acid sequence MIEIRGDKKVLITPISEEDLADIKIGDIVWLDGELMTCRDVAHRRLVEYGRELPYDIKDKAIFHAGPIVRKIEGTEDDYEMVSVGPTTSMRMEKFEYEFTKLTGVRVIVGKGGMGPNTERACKEFGAIHCVFPAGCAVVAATEVEKIVEHHWDELGMPETLWCNKVKEFGPLIVSIDAQGRNLFEENKVIFNERKEAAKQAIYPEVKFIK; translated from the coding sequence ATGATCGAAATCAGAGGAGATAAAAAAGTTCTTATTACACCAATCAGTGAAGAAGACCTGGCTGACATCAAAATCGGTGATATTGTATGGCTGGACGGAGAGCTGATGACTTGCCGTGATGTGGCACATCGCCGTCTGGTTGAGTATGGAAGAGAACTTCCATATGATATCAAGGACAAAGCAATTTTCCACGCTGGCCCAATCGTTCGTAAAATTGAGGGAACAGAAGATGACTATGAAATGGTTTCCGTTGGACCGACAACCTCCATGCGTATGGAGAAATTTGAGTATGAATTTACTAAGCTTACAGGTGTAAGAGTAATCGTTGGAAAAGGCGGAATGGGACCGAATACAGAGCGTGCATGCAAAGAATTTGGTGCGATCCACTGTGTATTCCCGGCTGGCTGTGCAGTAGTAGCTGCAACAGAGGTTGAGAAGATCGTAGAACATCACTGGGATGAGCTTGGAATGCCTGAGACCTTATGGTGCAACAAGGTAAAAGAATTTGGTCCACTGATCGTATCTATCGATGCACAGGGCCGCAACCTGTTTGAAGAAAACAAGGTTATCTTCAATGAGAGAAAAGAAGCCGCTAAGCAGGCTATTTATCCGGAAGTTAAGTTCATTAAATAA
- the pflB gene encoding formate C-acetyltransferase, whose protein sequence is MPMTTPGKFDSNGAWDGFRGEIWQEEINVRDFIQKNYTPYDGDEAFLTDPTDRTQKLWNHVQKLQKEEREKGGVLECETEVVSGLTAYGAGYISEDMKELEQIVGLQTDKPLKRAFMPYGGIRMAVQAAETYGYEINPELKKIFTTYVTTHNDAVFGAYTPEMRLARKTHVVTGLPDTYGRGRIVGDYRRVALYGIDRLIEAKKVAHYRAGCGNMYDDVIRMREEISQQLKALNGMKEMAKAYGYDISKPARNAKEAVQWLYFGYLAAVKTQNGAAMSVGRISTFLDIYIQRDLQNGTLTESEAQELIDHMTMKFRLVKFARIPEYNQLFSGDPTWVTLEVGGTSLDGRHMVTKTDYRFLHTLENMGPSPEPNLTVLYSPNLPTAFKKYAAKISIDTSSIQYENDEVMKPEWGDDYSICCCVSATKTGKEIQLFGARANLAKTLLYAFNGGFDEKHRIQCGPAMQRITSEYADYDEVIEKFDWWMDWLADIYVNVLNLIHYMHDKYYYEAAEMALINNDCERSFATGIAGFSHVVDSLSAIKYAKVKIIRDEEGITKDFEIEGDFPRYGNDDPRADEIATWLLRTFFDKIRRRHTYRDSKPSTSILTITSNVVYGEATGATPDGRKAYTSFAPGASPSYGAEQNGLLASLNSVAKIPYHWALDGISNTQTINPDALGHETEERKNNLVQILDGYFTQDAHHLNVNVFGTEKLIDAMEHPEKEEYQNFTIRVSGYAVKFISLTKKQQLDVIARTCHKTL, encoded by the coding sequence ATGCCTATGACAACTCCTGGAAAATTTGACAGCAACGGAGCATGGGATGGATTTCGCGGTGAAATCTGGCAGGAAGAGATCAATGTCCGCGATTTTATCCAGAAAAACTACACTCCATATGATGGAGACGAAGCATTCCTGACTGATCCTACAGACCGAACACAGAAGTTATGGAACCATGTTCAGAAGCTTCAGAAGGAAGAACGTGAAAAAGGTGGCGTTCTGGAATGTGAGACAGAAGTCGTTTCTGGTCTTACCGCATATGGTGCCGGTTACATCAGTGAGGACATGAAGGAACTGGAGCAGATCGTAGGTCTGCAGACAGATAAACCATTGAAACGTGCATTTATGCCTTATGGCGGTATCCGTATGGCAGTTCAGGCAGCAGAGACTTACGGATATGAGATCAATCCGGAACTGAAGAAGATCTTTACAACCTATGTAACTACTCACAATGATGCTGTTTTTGGTGCCTATACTCCTGAGATGCGTCTTGCCAGAAAAACACATGTTGTTACAGGTTTGCCGGATACTTATGGCCGTGGACGTATTGTTGGTGACTACCGTCGTGTTGCCCTTTATGGAATCGACCGCCTTATTGAGGCGAAAAAAGTGGCTCATTACCGGGCTGGCTGCGGAAACATGTATGATGATGTAATCCGCATGCGTGAGGAAATCAGCCAGCAGCTGAAAGCTCTTAACGGAATGAAAGAAATGGCAAAGGCTTATGGATATGATATCTCCAAGCCGGCAAGAAATGCAAAAGAGGCAGTTCAGTGGCTGTATTTTGGATATTTGGCTGCTGTTAAGACTCAGAATGGTGCAGCAATGAGTGTTGGACGTATTTCTACATTTCTTGACATTTATATTCAACGTGACCTGCAGAATGGTACTCTTACCGAGTCTGAGGCGCAGGAGCTGATCGATCATATGACTATGAAATTCCGTCTGGTAAAATTTGCCCGTATTCCGGAATACAATCAGTTATTCTCTGGAGACCCTACCTGGGTTACTCTGGAAGTAGGCGGTACAAGTCTGGATGGCAGACACATGGTTACAAAGACTGACTATCGTTTCCTTCATACCCTGGAAAACATGGGACCAAGCCCGGAGCCGAATCTGACTGTACTTTACAGTCCAAATCTTCCGACTGCATTCAAGAAATATGCAGCCAAGATTTCCATCGACACCAGCTCTATCCAGTATGAGAATGATGAAGTTATGAAGCCGGAGTGGGGAGATGATTACTCTATCTGCTGCTGTGTTTCCGCAACAAAAACAGGAAAAGAAATCCAGCTGTTCGGTGCACGTGCAAACCTTGCCAAGACTCTGCTCTATGCATTTAACGGTGGTTTTGATGAGAAACACAGGATCCAGTGCGGACCTGCCATGCAGCGCATTACTTCTGAATATGCAGATTATGACGAGGTAATCGAGAAGTTTGACTGGTGGATGGACTGGCTGGCAGACATCTATGTAAATGTGCTGAACCTGATCCACTACATGCATGACAAATATTACTATGAGGCTGCAGAGATGGCTCTGATCAATAATGATTGTGAGCGCTCCTTTGCAACTGGAATTGCTGGATTTTCACATGTTGTTGATTCACTTAGTGCAATTAAGTATGCGAAAGTGAAGATCATCCGTGATGAAGAAGGTATTACAAAAGATTTTGAAATCGAGGGTGACTTCCCGCGCTATGGTAACGATGATCCTCGTGCAGACGAGATCGCAACCTGGCTGCTGCGTACTTTCTTTGATAAGATCCGCCGCCGTCATACTTACCGTGATTCCAAGCCAAGTACTTCTATCCTGACAATTACTTCTAACGTAGTTTATGGTGAAGCTACAGGTGCCACACCGGATGGCCGTAAAGCATACACCTCATTTGCCCCAGGTGCGTCACCATCTTATGGCGCAGAGCAGAACGGACTTCTGGCTTCCCTGAACTCTGTTGCAAAGATTCCGTATCATTGGGCACTGGATGGAATTTCCAATACCCAGACCATTAATCCGGATGCACTTGGACATGAAACAGAGGAACGCAAGAATAACCTGGTTCAGATTCTTGACGGATATTTTACACAGGATGCCCATCATCTGAATGTAAATGTATTCGGTACAGAAAAGCTGATTGATGCAATGGAACATCCGGAAAAAGAGGAATATCAGAACTTTACTATCCGTGTTTCCGGTTATGCTGTGAAATTTATCTCCTTAACAAAGAAACAGCAGCTTGATGTAATTGCACGTACCTGCCATAAGACTTTGTAA
- a CDS encoding LysR family transcriptional regulator, with the protein MDKNIQYILEVARCGGITRAAEKLYITPSALSKFVQAREEEMNIRLFRRLGKKFVLTDAGQYYVRKCEEIERIQNEMDQQMKHLANLNNNIICLGVQPSFSDVTLRTVIPEFQKHYPKMKVILQEYSKDQLISMIKNQKIDVALVTTDKKETDLEYRKVKLCQIVMAVRKDHSLLEKTEKKMEFSYPWINLKQCAVEENVMLLPGSLFRKMADEVYAKAEAEPNIVYQISGTRTGLACVAYNHGVMITLDHMIFNNVFAEQILPLSIGEKPMYTDLDLVYMKDTVLTKEIETLKNIMTEAIQ; encoded by the coding sequence ATGGATAAAAATATACAGTATATTCTGGAAGTGGCCCGGTGTGGCGGAATCACAAGGGCAGCAGAAAAGTTATATATTACACCATCCGCACTAAGTAAATTTGTGCAGGCAAGGGAAGAAGAAATGAATATCAGATTATTTCGCAGACTTGGCAAAAAGTTCGTGCTTACAGATGCCGGACAATATTATGTCCGAAAATGTGAGGAAATTGAACGGATCCAAAATGAAATGGATCAGCAGATGAAGCATCTGGCTAATTTAAATAATAACATCATCTGTCTTGGTGTACAGCCTTCCTTTTCTGATGTTACCCTGCGTACAGTCATTCCTGAATTTCAGAAACATTACCCCAAAATGAAAGTAATTCTTCAGGAATACTCCAAAGATCAGCTGATCAGTATGATAAAAAATCAAAAGATAGATGTAGCTCTTGTAACCACAGACAAAAAGGAAACTGATTTAGAATACAGAAAAGTCAAGTTATGTCAGATCGTAATGGCTGTAAGAAAAGATCACTCACTGCTAGAAAAGACAGAAAAAAAGATGGAGTTTTCTTATCCATGGATCAACCTGAAACAATGTGCCGTAGAAGAAAATGTAATGCTTCTTCCGGGTTCCCTGTTTCGGAAAATGGCAGATGAAGTTTATGCAAAAGCGGAAGCTGAGCCCAATATTGTATATCAGATAAGCGGAACAAGAACTGGTTTAGCCTGCGTTGCATACAATCATGGGGTTATGATCACACTGGATCATATGATTTTTAACAACGTTTTCGCGGAGCAGATCCTGCCTCTTTCCATAGGGGAAAAACCTATGTATACAGACCTGGATCTGGTGTATATGAAAGACACTGTTCTGACAAAAGAAATTGAAACATTGAAAAACATTATGACAGAAGCAATCCAATAA
- a CDS encoding SLC13 family permease encodes MTPLEITLIILLATLVAFMTGKIPFSVIASGIILALIMTGVMTPAEAFSGFINTNVVMFVAMFVIGAGLTKTSLIDKAQNLVVRYKDNPRMLIFLSCLAASFLGAVTSATATAAIMIPLLVGIANDIGTSRSKLLYPAMACANIATTMTFLGQGASNMTWNDVMLKAGATKTLHVWDFTIARIPLLAVAIAYMVFVGYKLMPDIDNNSFSDHVHQNTADSKLSPLKEKIAMVIILGSIGLMLLENVIGVDMYLIACIGAVLLVLTGVLSEKEALESIHMPTIFLFAGVLALSDAIKVTGAGEVVADLMIKIIGNNTNTYVIMAVFFMIPFILTQVMSNLATLTIFIPLVTSACIKIGVDPRAAVVGVLTASCISIMTPMAAPCQIMIIEPGGYKLKDYLKCGTPLAIILAIMTIFLMPLMFPMQ; translated from the coding sequence ATGACACCATTAGAAATTACCTTGATCATCTTACTTGCAACGCTGGTTGCATTTATGACAGGAAAAATCCCATTCTCAGTAATCGCATCAGGAATTATTCTTGCTCTTATTATGACAGGAGTTATGACACCGGCAGAGGCTTTCAGTGGATTTATAAATACAAATGTTGTTATGTTTGTAGCTATGTTTGTGATCGGAGCCGGCCTTACAAAGACAAGCCTGATCGATAAGGCTCAGAATCTGGTAGTACGTTACAAAGATAATCCAAGAATGCTGATTTTTTTATCTTGTCTGGCAGCTTCTTTTCTGGGCGCAGTAACAAGTGCAACGGCAACGGCCGCTATTATGATTCCACTTCTTGTTGGAATTGCCAATGATATTGGTACCAGCCGGAGTAAACTTCTCTATCCGGCAATGGCATGTGCCAATATTGCAACAACCATGACATTCCTTGGCCAGGGCGCCAGCAACATGACATGGAATGATGTAATGTTAAAAGCAGGAGCAACAAAAACATTACACGTATGGGATTTCACAATTGCAAGAATCCCACTTCTGGCAGTTGCCATTGCTTATATGGTTTTTGTCGGATACAAATTAATGCCGGACATTGATAACAACAGTTTTTCGGATCATGTTCATCAGAACACTGCAGATTCAAAATTAAGCCCTTTAAAAGAAAAAATAGCCATGGTCATCATTCTGGGAAGTATTGGTCTGATGCTGCTGGAAAATGTGATAGGGGTTGATATGTATCTGATCGCATGTATTGGTGCAGTACTCCTGGTACTTACCGGTGTACTTTCTGAGAAAGAAGCATTGGAATCCATCCACATGCCAACAATTTTCCTGTTTGCCGGTGTGCTTGCATTATCCGATGCGATCAAAGTAACCGGTGCCGGTGAAGTGGTTGCAGACCTGATGATCAAAATCATTGGAAATAATACAAATACATACGTGATCATGGCGGTTTTCTTCATGATCCCGTTTATCCTTACGCAGGTAATGTCAAACCTTGCGACTCTGACAATCTTTATCCCTCTGGTAACTTCTGCCTGTATAAAAATAGGCGTAGATCCAAGAGCAGCAGTAGTAGGCGTTCTTACAGCAAGCTGTATTTCCATCATGACTCCAATGGCAGCTCCCTGCCAGATCATGATTATCGAACCAGGCGGATATAAACTGAAAGACTATTTAAAGTGTGGAACACCTTTAGCAATTATACTTGCCATAATGACCATCTTCCTAATGCCTCTCATGTTCCCCATGCAATAA